From one Gallionella capsiferriformans ES-2 genomic stretch:
- a CDS encoding cyanophycin synthetase — translation MEFLKILSLRGPNIWTYRPVLEVWLDIGVLEDSPSNTIPGFYERLTAWLPTLIEHRCGIGERGGFLQRLREGTWPGHILEHVTLELQNLAGMQSGFGKARETSVRGVYKVVVRSRNEAVTRAALAAARDLILAAMQDKPFEVAPVVAKLNDMVDSLCLGPSTACIVDAASDRGIPSIRLTEGNLVQLGYGVSQHRIWTAETDQTSAIAESISRDKDLTKTLLSACGVPVPEGRIVDNPADAWEAAEDIGLPVVVKPTDGNHGRGVSTELMTQEEVEAAFVLADAQGSEVIVERYIRGNEHRLLVVGGRLAAAARGETVSLVADGKSTIRSLIAEQINTDPRRGEAEEFPMDRVEIDTDAAAQFELKRQGYAADSVPEAGTEVLIQRNGNVAFDVTDLVHPEVAATVSLAARIVGLDIAGIDLVAEDISRPLAEQGGAIVEINAGPGLLMHLKPASGEPRPVGRAIVDSLFTAEETGRIPVVGICGTQGKAQVARIVTRLLKLAGYYVGLASRDGLSFDKRIVDKRDSSNWSSAQKVLLNRSVNAAVIENSIETILSEGLGYDRCQVGIITNLEPAKHFGAYYIETAEQVCNVVRTQIDVVLSNGVAVLNGADPLVAAMADYCDGEVIYFAREGELPAVTEHLQAGGRAVLVRGDKIVFCTGSDEVLLLTLCAVPMSADECNLSQLENVLAAVAAAWALGVSPSLIRAGIASFEVAEISAR, via the coding sequence ATGGAGTTTCTCAAAATATTGTCTCTGCGTGGCCCGAACATCTGGACTTATCGCCCCGTACTAGAGGTGTGGCTGGATATCGGTGTATTGGAGGATTCCCCTTCCAATACCATTCCCGGTTTTTACGAACGACTGACTGCCTGGTTGCCGACGCTGATCGAGCACCGTTGCGGCATCGGTGAGCGAGGCGGTTTTCTGCAGCGTTTGCGTGAAGGTACCTGGCCCGGCCACATACTCGAACACGTCACCCTCGAATTGCAGAATCTGGCCGGTATGCAAAGTGGCTTTGGCAAGGCGCGCGAAACCTCCGTGCGCGGCGTCTACAAGGTTGTCGTGCGTTCGCGCAATGAGGCCGTTACACGTGCGGCGCTGGCAGCCGCCCGCGATCTGATTCTGGCTGCGATGCAGGACAAACCCTTTGAAGTGGCGCCCGTCGTTGCAAAACTCAACGACATGGTCGATTCCTTGTGTCTTGGGCCTAGCACCGCCTGTATCGTCGATGCGGCAAGCGACCGGGGCATTCCGTCTATCCGCCTGACGGAAGGAAATCTAGTGCAGCTGGGTTACGGCGTGAGCCAGCACCGCATCTGGACTGCCGAGACCGATCAGACCAGCGCGATTGCCGAGAGTATTTCCCGCGATAAAGATTTGACCAAGACCTTGTTGTCGGCTTGCGGCGTACCCGTTCCTGAAGGGCGCATCGTCGATAATCCGGCGGATGCATGGGAAGCTGCAGAAGATATCGGTTTGCCGGTGGTGGTAAAACCCACCGACGGCAATCACGGGCGTGGCGTTTCCACTGAACTGATGACGCAGGAAGAAGTCGAGGCCGCTTTTGTGCTGGCCGATGCCCAGGGCAGCGAAGTGATCGTCGAGCGTTATATTCGCGGCAATGAGCACCGTCTGCTGGTGGTCGGCGGGCGTCTGGCGGCAGCGGCACGCGGCGAGACGGTATCGCTGGTTGCGGACGGAAAATCCACGATCCGAAGCCTGATCGCAGAACAGATCAATACCGACCCGCGACGCGGGGAAGCCGAAGAATTTCCGATGGATAGGGTCGAGATCGATACCGATGCCGCCGCGCAGTTTGAACTCAAACGGCAGGGATATGCTGCTGATTCGGTGCCTGAAGCGGGCACTGAAGTGCTGATTCAGCGCAACGGCAATGTCGCCTTCGATGTCACGGATCTCGTGCATCCCGAGGTGGCTGCGACGGTTTCGCTGGCTGCGCGCATCGTGGGGCTTGATATCGCCGGCATCGATCTGGTCGCCGAAGATATTTCCCGGCCGCTTGCAGAACAGGGCGGGGCGATTGTCGAAATTAATGCGGGCCCGGGTCTTTTGATGCATTTGAAACCCGCCTCAGGCGAGCCGCGTCCTGTCGGGCGCGCAATCGTCGATAGTCTGTTTACAGCGGAGGAGACCGGGCGAATTCCGGTGGTGGGAATTTGCGGCACGCAAGGCAAGGCGCAGGTCGCCCGCATTGTGACCCGGTTGCTTAAACTCGCAGGCTATTACGTCGGGCTGGCAAGCCGGGACGGGCTGTCGTTTGATAAGCGCATTGTGGATAAAAGGGATAGTTCGAACTGGTCGTCTGCGCAAAAAGTGCTGCTGAATCGATCGGTTAACGCCGCTGTCATCGAAAACAGCATCGAAACGATTTTGTCCGAAGGCTTAGGCTACGACCGCTGTCAGGTGGGTATTATCACCAACCTGGAACCGGCGAAGCATTTCGGTGCGTATTACATCGAAACCGCTGAGCAGGTCTGTAATGTCGTGCGCACACAAATCGATGTCGTGCTCTCCAACGGTGTGGCGGTGCTCAATGGTGCCGATCCGCTGGTGGCAGCGATGGCTGACTATTGCGACGGTGAAGTGATTTATTTCGCACGCGAGGGCGAGTTGCCGGCTGTCACTGAACATTTGCAGGCAGGCGGGCGGGCCGTGCTGGTCAGAGGCGATAAAATTGTGTTTTGCACCGGATCAGATGAGGTCTTGCTGCTGACGCTGTGCGCGGTGCCGATGTCCGCTGATGAATGTAATTTGTCGCAACTGGAGAATGTGCTGGCCGCCGTCGCTGCAGCCTGGGCGTTGGGCGTTTCGCCTAGTTTGATTCGTGCCGGCATTGCTTCGTTTGAAGTAGCTGAAATTTCAGCCCGTTAA
- the cphA gene encoding cyanophycin synthetase, producing MKVSRIRALRGPNLWSRHTAIEAIVSCTDTECDIAKMSGFEGRLRARFPEIGLLRLPGHAEAVTIAHVLEVAALGLQAQAGCPVTFCRTSATMEAGVYQVVFEYSEEAVGRLAFKLARDLCASALEDTPFDLPGALAQLRELDEDVRLGPSTGSIVEAAVKRNIPYRRLTEGSLVQFGWGSRQRRIQAAETDLSSAIGEAIAQDKELTKKLLEAAGVPVPQGRPVADIEDAWVAMCEIAGPVVVKPLDGNQGKGVTVNIVTREHLEIAYAAAAKISSEVLLERFIPGSDFRMLVVGDQLVAAARREPPMVIGDGVHSVRELVDQVNSDPRRGDGHATSLTKMRIDSIALARLEVQGLTVDSIPDKGRYVILRNNANLSTGGSATDVTDDVHPEMAASAVAAAQMVGLDICGVDVVCDSVLRPLDEQGGGVVEVNAAPGLRMHLQPSFGKGRAVGDAIVSMMFEAGNDGRIPLVAVAGTNGKTTTVRLISHILGCQGLRVGMTNSDGVYIQGKRIDTGDCSGPKSARNVLLHPDVDAAVFETARGGVLREGLAFDRCNVAVVTNIGMGDHLGLNYISTVEDLSVVKRVVVQNVALSGVAVLNAADPMSAAMADICPGSVTFFAQDRSHPVMAAHRAQGKRVVYVEGNQVVACENTFEQRVELSHIPITRNGVIGFQIENAMASIAAVWALGVDWDTIRRGLASFVNDAATAPGRFNFFDYRGASVIADYGHNPDAILALISAVQNMPAKKRMVVISGAGDRRDEDIRLQTEILGDVFDEVILYQDQCQRGRADGEVLSLLRAGLINAKRAKITDEINGEFLAIDTALARLMPGDLCLILIDQVDEALAHIEKTIAQS from the coding sequence ATGAAAGTGTCACGCATACGCGCCCTGCGCGGACCTAATCTCTGGAGTCGGCATACCGCCATTGAAGCCATCGTGTCCTGTACTGACACCGAGTGCGACATTGCTAAAATGAGTGGTTTCGAGGGGCGGCTTCGTGCACGCTTCCCGGAAATCGGCCTGTTGCGATTGCCGGGGCACGCGGAGGCAGTCACCATCGCCCATGTGCTCGAAGTCGCGGCCTTAGGATTGCAAGCGCAGGCCGGTTGTCCGGTTACTTTTTGCCGCACCTCGGCGACGATGGAAGCGGGCGTCTATCAAGTTGTCTTCGAGTACAGCGAAGAGGCGGTGGGGCGGTTAGCGTTTAAGCTGGCTCGCGACCTGTGTGCCTCGGCGCTGGAAGATACCCCGTTTGATCTGCCAGGTGCACTCGCGCAATTGCGTGAACTCGATGAGGATGTGCGCTTGGGGCCCAGTACGGGTTCGATCGTCGAGGCCGCTGTCAAACGCAATATCCCCTATCGTCGTCTGACTGAGGGTAGTCTGGTTCAATTCGGCTGGGGCAGTCGTCAGCGCCGCATTCAGGCTGCTGAAACGGATTTGTCCAGCGCAATCGGTGAAGCGATTGCACAAGATAAGGAGCTGACTAAAAAGCTGCTTGAAGCGGCCGGTGTGCCGGTGCCTCAGGGGCGACCCGTTGCGGATATCGAAGATGCGTGGGTGGCGATGTGCGAAATCGCAGGGCCGGTGGTGGTCAAACCGCTCGATGGCAATCAGGGCAAAGGCGTGACGGTCAATATTGTGACACGCGAGCATCTGGAAATTGCTTACGCCGCAGCGGCAAAAATCAGTTCTGAAGTTTTACTCGAACGCTTTATTCCCGGCAGCGATTTTCGCATGCTGGTGGTCGGTGACCAGCTGGTGGCGGCAGCGCGTCGCGAACCGCCGATGGTGATTGGCGATGGCGTGCATTCGGTGCGTGAACTGGTCGATCAGGTCAATAGCGATCCCCGGCGCGGCGACGGACATGCAACCTCACTGACGAAGATGCGTATCGACAGCATTGCGCTGGCGCGTCTCGAAGTGCAGGGGCTGACGGTGGATTCGATTCCCGATAAAGGGCGCTATGTGATATTGCGTAACAACGCCAATCTGAGTACCGGCGGGTCGGCTACCGATGTCACCGATGATGTGCATCCTGAGATGGCAGCCAGCGCGGTTGCGGCTGCGCAAATGGTGGGGCTCGATATCTGCGGCGTGGACGTGGTGTGCGATTCTGTATTGCGTCCGCTGGACGAGCAGGGCGGTGGCGTGGTCGAAGTGAATGCCGCACCCGGTTTGCGCATGCATTTGCAGCCTTCGTTCGGCAAGGGGCGTGCGGTGGGAGACGCCATCGTCTCGATGATGTTTGAGGCGGGTAACGACGGACGCATTCCGCTGGTCGCGGTGGCAGGAACCAATGGCAAAACCACCACGGTGCGGCTGATTTCTCATATTTTAGGCTGTCAGGGGTTGCGGGTCGGGATGACGAATTCCGATGGCGTGTATATTCAGGGCAAACGCATTGATACAGGCGATTGTAGCGGGCCTAAGAGTGCACGAAATGTGTTGTTGCATCCTGATGTCGACGCGGCGGTATTCGAGACTGCGCGCGGCGGCGTACTGCGTGAAGGGTTGGCCTTTGACCGCTGCAACGTGGCGGTTGTCACCAACATCGGCATGGGTGATCACTTAGGGCTCAATTACATCAGTACGGTCGAGGATTTGAGCGTCGTTAAACGCGTCGTGGTGCAGAACGTTGCACTCAGCGGTGTGGCGGTACTCAATGCGGCCGATCCGATGTCTGCTGCGATGGCCGATATCTGTCCGGGTTCAGTGACCTTTTTTGCACAAGATCGCTCCCATCCGGTGATGGCGGCGCATCGCGCGCAGGGCAAACGGGTGGTGTATGTCGAGGGTAATCAAGTCGTGGCCTGCGAGAACACATTCGAGCAGCGCGTCGAATTGAGCCATATTCCCATTACCCGCAACGGCGTCATCGGCTTCCAGATCGAAAATGCGATGGCATCCATCGCGGCAGTCTGGGCCCTCGGTGTCGACTGGGACACTATACGTCGCGGGCTGGCGTCCTTTGTCAACGATGCGGCCACGGCACCGGGGCGTTTCAACTTCTTTGACTATCGCGGTGCGTCCGTGATTGCCGATTACGGCCACAACCCTGACGCCATCCTGGCGCTCATTTCCGCTGTGCAAAATATGCCTGCCAAAAAGCGCATGGTAGTGATCAGCGGGGCCGGAGATCGCCGCGACGAAGACATTCGCCTGCAGACTGAAATATTGGGCGATGTTTTTGATGAGGTCATTCTGTATCAGGATCAGTGTCAGCGAGGCCGTGCGGACGGTGAAGTGTTGAGCCTGTTAAGAGCGGGACTGATCAATGCGAAGCGCGCGAAAATTACCGACGAGATCAACGGGGAGTTTCTCGCCATCGATACGGCTTTGGCGCGCCTGATGCCGGGTGATTTATGTCTGATACTGATCGATCAGGTTGATGAAGCGCTGGCTCATATCGAAAAAACGATAGCGCAATCCTGA